TCCAGCCCAAAAGCTGGCTCTTTTGTCGGAATTCCTTCTATATCTTCGCTCACTAGTCCGCTATCCATCGCTAGAAATTTATCCGCGTAAATTTCACCCTGACCGATGATGATACCTTTTAGCTTAAAGCGGTACTCGTTTGGCGGTAGCTGGAGGTTGTCGCGGATCCTTATCTTTGGCATCAAAAAGCCAAGGCTTGAAGCGATATTTCGCCTCATAGCGCGAATTCTCTCGATTAGATCCACATCAGCTAGCTTTAATAGGCCATATCCTAGGTCAAGCTCTAAAATTTCAAGCTTTAAGATGTCATTTATCTTTGTCTCTTCTTCTCTTGCGATCTCTTCGTCGCTCTTCTTTGGCGCCTTAGTAGCCCCACCACTCGCAGCTGCCGCCCCTGCCCCACTTGGCGCAGCGGCTCCAGCCTTTTTAGAAGCAGTTTTCTCTTTTGGCGCAAGGCTTAAATTTAGCCCGCCATCTTTAGTCTGCTTGATGATGTAGCCAAGCCCCAAAAATAGCAGCGCTATAAAGCCAAGAGATAGGGTTGGCAGACCTGGCACAAGGGCAAACATAAATAGTATGAAGCCTACTATCAGCAAGGTTTTATAATCGCCTAATAGCTGATTTAGCGTACCTTCTGCAAAGTCCTCGTCATCTTTGCTAGCCCTTGTGATGATGATGGCGGTCGCTGTTGAAGTGATAAGTCCAGGTATCTGGCTAACTAGGCCATCACCGATAGTTAGGATCGTATAGTACTGAGCCGATGTCGCCATATCAAGGCCGTGCTGAAACGAGCCGATAGCAAAGCCGCCGATGATGTTGATGATAGTGATGATGATACCAGCAACGGCGTCACCTTTTATAAATTTAGAAGAACCATCCATCGCGCCGTAGAAATTTGCCTCGCCGATGATGGCTTGACGTCTTTCGCGCGCCGTTTTTTCGTCTATTAAACCTGCGTTTAGATCCGCATCTATCGCCATTTGCTTACCTGGCATCGCATCAAGTGTAAAACGCGCTTGCACCTCGCTCACGCGGGTTGAGCCCTTTGTTACGACCATGAAATTTATGAGTACCAAGATACAAAAGACGATGGTGCCGATGACGAAGTTGCCACCAACGACGAAATTTCCAAAGCTTGAGATGATCTCACTGACCGCTTCTGGGCCGTTGTGACCCTCGCTTAGGATCATACGCGTGGTTGCGATGTTTAGCGAGAGGCGAAAAAGCGTGATGATGAGAATGAGTGTTGGAAACGTGCTAAGATCGGTTGGTTTTGGCACGTAAATAGATATCAAAATAATAAGCACCGAAATCGAGATCGAAAGTGCCAAGAAAAAGTCAAGCACCGCGCTTGGAAGCGGCACGATGATGATAGCAAGGATGGCAACGATGATGCCAACGATGCTAAGACTTTTAAATTTGACAATTGGCGCAAGAAACGGTGCGACAAGAGTCAAGATATTATTTTTTTGCTTTGCCAACTTTACTTCTTAACGATGTCACTTAGTTTTATCGCGTCAAGCATCTCGTCGATCTTGCCTTGAAGGCCGCTAAACATCGACCAAATTTGACAGCTTGAGGCTTTGTTTGACGGGCAGCCAAGTGCTGAAGATGAGCACTCAAAGACGCTTAGTTCGCGCTTTTCGGCGCATTCGATTATCTTTTTTATACTTAGATTTTCAGGTTCGCCGTTTAGTGCAAAACCGCCATTTGCTCCTTTAAATGACTTCAAAACTCCATCTTTTGCTAAATTTTGTAAAATTTTTGCCAGAAAGCTTTTTGAAATTTTAAGCTCATTTGAGATCGTATCAACATCAACTGGCGATGATTTTTGAGATATTAAAATAAGCGAAAGTAGAGCGTATTCGCTTGCCTTTGTAAAAAGCATTTATCTTCCTTAACTCTTTAAATAGCCCTAATTTTATTAAATTTTTACTGCATTTTTCATTAATTTTTAAAAAGCGTAATTTTATCTAACTTTATGTTTTAAATGCTATAATCGCTCTTCCAAAATTCACCAATCAGGAGGTCATCATGGCTTTGGATTCGGCTAAAAAAGCTCAAATAGTTGCGAAATTCGCTAGAAAAGAGGGAGATACAGGCTCTCCAGAAGTTCAAATAGCTCTTTTAACAGCTAGAATAACTGAACTTACAGAACACCTTAAAATTTTCAAAAAAGACTTTTCATCACGTTTAGGTCTTTTGAAACTAGTTGGTCAAAGAAAAAGACTTTTAAAGTATCTTAAAAACAAAGACTACACTACATATTCAAAACTAATCTCTGAGCTTGGCTTAAGAGATAAATAATCCCACGGAGAGCGACCTGCTCTCCTTTTAAATTTCACTTTTACTTTCAAAATTTCTCTTTATTTTTATAGTTTAAACAGCTTGCCTAAAACTAAATTTAAATTTAATTTTTCATCTTTCAGCTTCTGTGTCAAATTTACACAATTTATTTCTTATTTGATAAATTTTAGAAATTCATGCAAATTTAGCATATTTTTTAAATTCCTATATATTCGGCTTTTTAAATTTTATATAAAATATAACTTAAAATTAAAATTTATTTTTTAAATAAAGAATTTTTCATAAAAGATTAAGTTTTACGCTAGTAATATTACTCAAAATAAATATGCAGAAAATGCATAATTAGAAGGAGAAAGTGATGAAAGAAGGCAAAGTCATCTGTCCTTATTGCGGGACAGGCTGTCAAGTAACCTTGCACGTGGAAAACAACGTCGTTCGTGCCGCTACTGGCGTCGAAGACAATCCAGTCAATCAAGGAAATTTATGTTTAAAGGGCTTTTATGGCTGGGACTACGTTGCAAGTCCAGACAGACTTACAAAGCCGCTTATTAGAAAGAAAAACGGGGTTTTTTCAAAAGATGGCGAATTTGAAGAGGCTAGCTGGGACGAGGCGCTTGATCTTGTCGTAGAAAAGATGAAAGAAGCCAAAGAGAAATACGGCCCTGACTCACTAGCAGGAAACTTCTCAGCACGCTGTACATTAGAGGACAACTACGTCGCTCAAAAGCTAATGCGTGCTGTAATTGGTACAAACAACGTCGATCACTGCGCTAGAATTTGACACGCTCCGACAGTAGCAGGACTTGCTAAAACAATCGGAAACGGAGCTGCCACAAATAGCTTTACAGAGATTGGCACTTATAGTAACTGTATATTAATGATAGGCTCAAACCCAGAAAATGGTCACCCAATCGCAGCTATGCACATCCAAAGAGCGCTAAACCGCGGTGCAAAACTGATCGTTATCGACCCTATCAAGACTGAGTTTGCAAGTAGAGCAGACATCCACTTACAACTAGAGCCAGAGCACAACATCCCAGTTATCAACGCACTTCTTTATACTATCATCGAAGAAGGCCTTGTAAATGAGGAATTTGTAAGAGACCACACAATAGGCATCGAGTACGTTAAAGAAGCTGTAAAAGACTATGCTCCAGAGGTTGTAGCTAAATACACAAGGCTAAATCCAGAGGATATCAGAGCAGCTGCTAGAATGTATGCCACCACAAAACCAGCCGTCATCACTCACGGCATGGGCGTAACTCACTTCAACCACGGCGTTGGCGGAGTTTGTGATGTATCAAATTTATTCTTGATCACTGGCAATATCTGCGAGCTTGGCACAGGCGACTTGCCGCTTAGAGGTCAAGAGAACGTTCAAGGCTGCTGCGACATGGGCGTTTTACCAAATATCTTCCCAAATCTTGGCTCAGTAACTGACCCAGAGCAAAGAGCTTGGTTTGAGAAAATGTGGCACCTAGAACCTGGATTTTTAAACTCAAAGATAGGTATCCATAAAACTGAAGTGCCTGATGCGATCCTTGATGGCAGAGTGCATTTCTTCTGGACTATCGGCGAAAACCCAGTCATCTCTGAGCCAAATACAAACCACTTCTTAAAGGGCATTGCAAATGTCGATTTCTACGTGGTTCAAGATCTATTTTTAACTGAGACTTCACTAAAAGCTGACGTCGTTCTCCCTGGCGTTGCAAG
Above is a window of Campylobacter concisus DNA encoding:
- a CDS encoding Rrf2 family transcriptional regulator, producing MLFTKASEYALLSLILISQKSSPVDVDTISNELKISKSFLAKILQNLAKDGVLKSFKGANGGFALNGEPENLSIKKIIECAEKRELSVFECSSSALGCPSNKASSCQIWSMFSGLQGKIDEMLDAIKLSDIVKK
- the rpsO gene encoding 30S ribosomal protein S15, whose product is MALDSAKKAQIVAKFARKEGDTGSPEVQIALLTARITELTEHLKIFKKDFSSRLGLLKLVGQRKRLLKYLKNKDYTTYSKLISELGLRDK
- the fdhF gene encoding formate dehydrogenase subunit alpha; translation: MKEGKVICPYCGTGCQVTLHVENNVVRAATGVEDNPVNQGNLCLKGFYGWDYVASPDRLTKPLIRKKNGVFSKDGEFEEASWDEALDLVVEKMKEAKEKYGPDSLAGNFSARCTLEDNYVAQKLMRAVIGTNNVDHCARIUHAPTVAGLAKTIGNGAATNSFTEIGTYSNCILMIGSNPENGHPIAAMHIQRALNRGAKLIVIDPIKTEFASRADIHLQLEPEHNIPVINALLYTIIEEGLVNEEFVRDHTIGIEYVKEAVKDYAPEVVAKYTRLNPEDIRAAARMYATTKPAVITHGMGVTHFNHGVGGVCDVSNLFLITGNICELGTGDLPLRGQENVQGCCDMGVLPNIFPNLGSVTDPEQRAWFEKMWHLEPGFLNSKIGIHKTEVPDAILDGRVHFFWTIGENPVISEPNTNHFLKGIANVDFYVVQDLFLTETSLKADVVLPGVASSEKEGLYTNAERRVQHNEAVITPPGDARQDWWIVCEIARRLGATEGFNFNSPEEIWEEVRKCDPRRYGGMSYYRLKKYHGLHWPCPTEDDMGGQSLYLDKKFFTPDGKGRFVPCLFVDKADEIESAKLEFAKKMNMSPEYPIMAGSVDEKTDAEYPIQLLTTRKVYQYTVGTMTRRSRAIEEGGDSIGPIAEMSPALAERYGLKQGDFIKAWSRYGYIVVKAEVTDIVPDGIIQMTFHYWESSCNELTSSGWDYISKTPTFKAAIQIKKIDEEEFLRVRELKREKFQTSKIIYDDFHHHGNAAINE
- the flhA gene encoding flagellar biosynthesis protein FlhA; translated protein: MAKQKNNILTLVAPFLAPIVKFKSLSIVGIIVAILAIIIVPLPSAVLDFFLALSISISVLIILISIYVPKPTDLSTFPTLILIITLFRLSLNIATTRMILSEGHNGPEAVSEIISSFGNFVVGGNFVIGTIVFCILVLINFMVVTKGSTRVSEVQARFTLDAMPGKQMAIDADLNAGLIDEKTARERRQAIIGEANFYGAMDGSSKFIKGDAVAGIIITIINIIGGFAIGSFQHGLDMATSAQYYTILTIGDGLVSQIPGLITSTATAIIITRASKDDEDFAEGTLNQLLGDYKTLLIVGFILFMFALVPGLPTLSLGFIALLFLGLGYIIKQTKDGGLNLSLAPKEKTASKKAGAAAPSGAGAAAASGGATKAPKKSDEEIAREEETKINDILKLEILELDLGYGLLKLADVDLIERIRAMRRNIASSLGFLMPKIRIRDNLQLPPNEYRFKLKGIIIGQGEIYADKFLAMDSGLVSEDIEGIPTKEPAFGLDALWIDASVKEDAILSGYTIVDPASVISTHMSELIKQNAAELLTRQETQNLLDKLKIDYPVVVEDTLRIAPINLIQKVLKTLLKDNIPIKDLLSILEAISDIAEVSKNLDMIIEHVRAALSRVITSLYVDEKGQLNFYILDTAAQQKLMDAVQYKDGAYHLMINVAQTSSIVQALRREKEKRPMSQHGEMVLCVEPSLRKFIANICANFAIDIVVLSFAEISANTPFETVGVIEIENL